A single window of Pseudomonas lijiangensis DNA harbors:
- a CDS encoding MFS transporter, with translation MSQQSQFSLLGKRRFLPFFITQSLGAFNDNIFKQSLILAILYKLSIEGDRSIYVNLCALLFILPFFLFSALAGQFGEKYPKDALIRLIKLAEIGIMVVGGAGFLFNHLWMMLLALFAMGTHSALFGPVKYSILPQHLREHELVGGNGLVEMGTFLAILAGTIGAGIMMSSSHYAFVVSAAIVLVACLGFVSSYGIPKAPAASPEMKLNWNIFTQSWATLRMGLGQTPAVSRSIVGNSWFWFVGAIYLTQIPAYAKEWMYGDETVVTLILTVFSIGIALGSLLCERMSGHKVEIGLVPFGSMGLTVFGLLLWWHSGGFPQNVQPNDWLAVLSYGQAWWVLLDILGIGVFGGFYIVPLYALIQSRTPEKERSRVIASNNILNALFMVMSAIVSILMLSVAKLSIPQLFLVISLMNIAVNAYIFKIVPEFTMRFMIWLLSHSMYRVEHRNLDLIPEEGPALLVCNHVSFVDALLIGGAVRRPIRFVMYYKIYRLPVLNFIFRTAGTIPIAGRNEDLEIYEQAFKRIARYLAEGELVCIFPEGKLTRDGEISGFKSGMSRVIEETPVPVIPLALQGLWGSFFSYAPDRKLLRRLWSRVVLVAGPAIAADAAKPADVREQVKALRGAGR, from the coding sequence ATGAGCCAACAGTCACAATTCAGTCTGCTCGGAAAACGGCGTTTCCTGCCGTTTTTCATCACCCAGTCCCTTGGGGCGTTCAATGACAATATCTTCAAGCAATCGCTGATCCTCGCCATTCTCTACAAGCTGAGCATCGAGGGCGACCGTTCGATCTACGTCAACCTGTGTGCCTTGCTGTTCATCCTGCCGTTCTTTCTGTTTTCGGCACTGGCCGGGCAGTTTGGTGAGAAGTATCCCAAGGATGCGCTGATCCGGCTGATCAAGCTGGCGGAGATCGGCATCATGGTGGTCGGTGGGGCAGGGTTTCTGTTCAATCACCTGTGGATGATGTTGCTGGCGCTGTTTGCCATGGGCACTCATTCGGCGCTGTTCGGGCCGGTCAAATACTCGATCCTGCCGCAGCACCTGCGCGAGCACGAATTGGTGGGCGGCAACGGGTTGGTGGAAATGGGCACCTTCCTGGCGATTCTGGCAGGCACCATCGGTGCCGGGATCATGATGTCCTCCAGTCATTACGCCTTTGTGGTGTCAGCCGCCATTGTGCTGGTGGCGTGCCTGGGCTTTGTGTCCAGTTACGGCATTCCGAAAGCGCCCGCGGCTTCTCCTGAAATGAAGCTGAACTGGAACATCTTCACCCAGTCCTGGGCCACCTTGCGCATGGGGCTCGGGCAAACGCCCGCGGTGTCGCGCTCGATTGTCGGCAACTCCTGGTTCTGGTTCGTGGGGGCGATTTACCTGACCCAGATCCCGGCCTATGCCAAGGAGTGGATGTACGGCGACGAAACCGTGGTCACCCTGATTCTGACGGTGTTCTCCATCGGTATCGCGCTGGGCTCGTTGCTGTGTGAGCGCATGTCCGGCCATAAGGTCGAGATCGGTCTGGTGCCGTTCGGCTCCATGGGGCTGACAGTGTTTGGCCTGCTTCTGTGGTGGCATTCGGGCGGTTTCCCGCAGAACGTGCAGCCCAATGACTGGCTGGCGGTGCTGTCCTACGGGCAGGCCTGGTGGGTGCTGCTGGATATCCTGGGCATCGGGGTGTTCGGTGGTTTCTATATCGTGCCGCTGTATGCGCTGATCCAGTCCCGCACCCCGGAGAAGGAGCGTTCCCGGGTCATTGCTTCCAACAACATTCTCAATGCGCTGTTCATGGTGATGTCGGCCATCGTGTCCATCCTGATGCTCAGCGTCGCCAAACTGTCGATCCCGCAGTTGTTCCTGGTGATCTCGCTGATGAACATCGCGGTCAACGCTTACATCTTCAAGATCGTCCCCGAGTTCACCATGCGCTTCATGATCTGGCTGCTCAGCCACTCCATGTACCGCGTCGAGCACCGGAACCTGGACCTGATCCCGGAAGAAGGCCCGGCCCTGCTGGTCTGCAACCATGTGTCCTTTGTCGATGCCCTGCTGATCGGCGGTGCCGTGCGGCGGCCGATCCGTTTCGTCATGTATTACAAGATTTACCGTCTGCCGGTGCTCAACTTCATTTTCCGCACGGCCGGGACCATCCCGATTGCAGGGCGTAACGAGGACCTGGAAATCTACGAGCAGGCGTTCAAAAGGATTGCCCGATACCTGGCCGAGGGTGAACTGGTCTGTATCTTCCCTGAAGGCAAGCTGACCCGCGATGGCGAGATCAGTGGCTTCAAGAGCGGCATGAGTCGTGTGATCGAAGAGACACCGGTGCCGGTGATCCCGCTGGCGTTGCAGGGGTTGTGGGGCAGTTTCTTCAGTTATGCGCCGGACAGGAAACTGTTGCGTCGCCTGTGGTCCCGAGTGGTGCTGGTCGCCGGACCTGCGATTGCAGCCGACGCCGCGAAACCTGCGGATGTGCGTGAACAGGTTAAGGCGTTGAGAGGGGCAGGGCGCTAG
- a CDS encoding bile acid:sodium symporter family protein, whose protein sequence is MRALVALSRFVGNTFAYWVLLFAILAFLFPQVFIGLKGWIVPLLGLVMFGMGLTLKLEDFSEVVRNPWRVALGVVAHFVIMPGVAWLLCQIFHLPPEIAVGVILVGCCPSGTSSNVMAWLAKGDLALAVAIAAVTTLLAPLLTPALIWFLASAWLPVSFLDMFWSILQLVMLPICLGVAAQRLLGARVSHAVDVLPLISVVSIVMIVCAVVAASQAKIAESGLLIMAVVILHNTFGFLLGYFTGKVFKLPLPQRKSLALEVGMQNSGLGAALASAHFSPLAAVPSALFSVWHNISGALLSTYFRKMPEENTQAPKDKPVTN, encoded by the coding sequence ATGCGGGCACTGGTAGCCTTGAGCCGTTTTGTAGGGAATACGTTTGCGTACTGGGTGCTGTTGTTCGCCATTCTGGCGTTCCTGTTCCCTCAGGTGTTCATCGGCCTCAAAGGCTGGATTGTCCCGTTGCTGGGGCTGGTCATGTTCGGCATGGGCCTGACCCTCAAGCTTGAAGATTTCTCTGAAGTGGTGCGCAACCCCTGGCGCGTGGCCCTGGGTGTGGTCGCGCATTTCGTGATCATGCCGGGCGTTGCCTGGTTGCTGTGCCAGATCTTTCATCTGCCACCGGAAATTGCCGTCGGCGTGATCCTGGTCGGTTGCTGCCCGAGCGGCACTTCGTCCAATGTCATGGCCTGGCTGGCCAAGGGCGATCTGGCGCTGGCCGTGGCTATCGCAGCCGTCACCACCCTGCTCGCCCCGTTGCTGACCCCGGCCCTGATCTGGTTCCTGGCCTCGGCCTGGCTGCCGGTGTCCTTCCTGGATATGTTCTGGTCGATCCTGCAACTGGTGATGCTGCCGATCTGCCTCGGCGTCGCCGCCCAGCGTCTGCTCGGTGCCCGGGTCAGCCATGCGGTCGACGTACTGCCACTGATTTCGGTGGTCAGCATCGTAATGATCGTCTGCGCCGTGGTCGCCGCCAGTCAGGCGAAGATCGCCGAGTCCGGCCTGCTGATCATGGCCGTGGTGATCCTGCACAACACCTTCGGTTTCCTGCTGGGCTACTTCACCGGCAAGGTATTCAAGCTGCCGCTGCCGCAGCGCAAATCCCTGGCCCTGGAAGTCGGCATGCAGAACTCGGGGCTCGGCGCAGCACTGGCCAGCGCTCACTTCTCACCGCTGGCGGCGGTGCCCAGTGCGCTGTTCAGCGTCTGGCACAATATCTCGGGCGCCCTGCTCTCGACGTACTTCCGCAAGATGCCGGAAGAAAATACTCAAGCGCCAAAAGACAAACCTGTGACGAATTAA
- a CDS encoding membrane-associated oxidoreductase, with protein MPTICSFFDRPGVLVAVSVKGFEMKPSGRSLSDFLPLLPAEQLLLKCCRNGAVAEVGASVPEEKTTENQVRAWFIRFLVLGGDEKAIVHEQGVQLRGACITGTLNLRSLDVPLPVSLRWCDFEAALVLEDTRLKNTLFLRGSRLKGIRGARLRAEGALLLTDIVSSGAISFRGSHIQGQITLSNARLDVADSWALSMDGATCRNSLYLNGIEAKGGLDLIAMQIGGELGCNGARIENATGHALRADRIDVKGGVFLRDGFSAIGSVRFLGARISGQFNCSSGCFDGNGSDALSMGGASLGGSLFLTKGFTAKGRVVLHSLQLQGDLDTDSAKFITEIYAPRIILGGSLILRKLETPPDKVSLQGGRVGSLNDDKESWGKKINLNGFVYGFVHVNGQMKVEDRLEWLDKQVTPKPKKDELPEFYPQPWRQLQKVLEEMGHAEDARHVGIEFEERLREKGLIGQSPKRWPESARWCHRRLMIILHAMYGLLSSYGYRPMLLLPWFLGVWLSCAGFYWWAASHQAIFAPSDPLVFQNPAYKECSPPLSPTGNEPPGTANWYLCDVLPQEYTAFSPIAFSLDLLLPLVNLHQEDDWAPVIETPKANVFAEMSGFFTSPKRWVRFVMWFEILAGWGFSLLFVAVVSGLARRKE; from the coding sequence ATGCCTACCATCTGCTCTTTTTTCGACAGACCGGGCGTTCTGGTCGCTGTCAGCGTAAAGGGATTTGAGATGAAGCCGTCAGGGCGCTCGTTGAGTGATTTTTTGCCGTTACTGCCTGCCGAGCAATTGCTGTTGAAGTGTTGTAGGAATGGCGCCGTAGCTGAAGTGGGAGCAAGCGTTCCCGAAGAGAAGACGACAGAGAATCAGGTACGTGCCTGGTTTATACGTTTTCTGGTCTTGGGAGGTGATGAAAAGGCGATAGTGCATGAGCAGGGGGTGCAGCTACGTGGTGCCTGCATTACTGGTACGCTGAATCTTCGTAGCCTGGATGTGCCATTGCCTGTAAGCCTGCGGTGGTGTGATTTCGAAGCCGCATTGGTTTTGGAAGATACGAGGCTGAAGAATACGCTATTTCTTCGCGGCTCCCGACTGAAGGGGATTCGAGGTGCACGCCTCCGTGCGGAGGGCGCTTTACTGCTTACAGATATCGTTTCATCGGGTGCGATCAGTTTTCGGGGCTCACACATTCAGGGGCAGATAACACTATCAAACGCCAGGTTGGATGTTGCGGACAGTTGGGCACTGTCTATGGATGGCGCGACTTGCCGTAACAGTCTGTACCTTAATGGGATCGAGGCCAAAGGCGGATTGGACTTGATTGCAATGCAGATTGGTGGCGAGTTGGGATGCAATGGGGCGCGCATCGAGAATGCCACGGGGCATGCATTAAGAGCTGACCGTATTGATGTTAAGGGCGGTGTTTTTCTTCGAGATGGTTTTTCTGCAATTGGTAGCGTTCGCTTTTTAGGTGCCCGAATTTCTGGGCAATTTAACTGCTCTTCGGGTTGCTTCGACGGTAATGGAAGTGATGCCCTCAGCATGGGCGGGGCTTCTTTGGGAGGCTCATTATTTTTAACGAAGGGATTCACAGCCAAAGGCCGTGTGGTTTTGCATAGTCTACAGCTTCAAGGTGATCTGGATACTGACAGCGCCAAGTTCATCACCGAAATCTATGCCCCTCGGATCATCCTTGGAGGCTCACTGATACTGAGAAAACTAGAGACTCCGCCAGACAAGGTTTCACTCCAGGGAGGACGAGTCGGATCCCTGAATGACGATAAGGAAAGCTGGGGCAAAAAGATAAACCTCAACGGCTTCGTTTACGGTTTCGTTCATGTCAACGGGCAGATGAAAGTCGAGGACCGCCTGGAGTGGCTGGACAAGCAGGTCACTCCCAAGCCCAAAAAAGATGAACTCCCCGAGTTCTACCCCCAACCTTGGCGACAACTGCAAAAAGTCCTGGAAGAAATGGGTCATGCCGAGGATGCCCGGCACGTGGGGATCGAGTTTGAAGAGCGGCTTCGCGAGAAGGGGCTGATCGGCCAGAGTCCCAAGCGCTGGCCTGAATCTGCGCGATGGTGCCACCGGCGCTTGATGATCATTTTGCACGCGATGTATGGACTGCTCAGTAGCTACGGCTACCGCCCGATGCTGTTGCTGCCCTGGTTCCTGGGCGTCTGGCTGTCATGCGCTGGCTTCTATTGGTGGGCTGCGAGTCATCAGGCGATTTTCGCTCCCAGCGACCCGTTGGTGTTTCAGAACCCCGCCTACAAGGAGTGCTCGCCGCCGCTGTCGCCGACTGGAAATGAACCTCCTGGCACCGCCAACTGGTATCTGTGCGATGTCTTGCCGCAAGAGTACACGGCCTTCAGCCCGATAGCCTTCTCGCTGGATCTGTTGCTGCCACTGGTCAACTTGCACCAGGAGGATGATTGGGCACCGGTGATCGAGACGCCCAAGGCGAATGTATTCGCTGAAATGTCAGGTTTCTTCACCAGCCCCAAACGCTGGGTAAGGTTCGTGATGTGGTTTGAAATCCTCGCCGGTTGGGGATTCAGCTTGTTGTTCGTGGCAGTGGTGTCCGGGCTGGCACGACGCAAGGAGTGA
- the rdgC gene encoding recombination-associated protein RdgC translates to MWFKNLLIYRLTQDVPFDAEALETALATKPARACASQELTTYGFVAPFGKGEDAPLVHVSQDFLLIAARKEERILPGSVVRDALKEKVDEIEAEQMRKVYKKERDQIKDEIIQAFLPRAFIRRSATFAAIAPKQGLILVNASSPKRAEDLLSTLREVIGSLPVRPLTVKTAPSAIMTDWVKTQKAADNFFVLDECELRDTHEDGGIVRCKRQDLTSDEIQLHLNTGKVVTQLSLAWQDKLSFVLDDKLVVKRLKFEDLLQDQAEQDGGDEALGQLDASFTLMMLTFGEFLPELFEALGGEEIPQGI, encoded by the coding sequence ATGTGGTTCAAAAACCTGCTTATCTATCGCCTGACCCAGGATGTACCTTTTGATGCCGAGGCGCTGGAAACTGCATTGGCGACCAAGCCGGCCCGCGCCTGTGCCAGCCAGGAGTTGACCACTTACGGTTTCGTCGCGCCGTTCGGCAAGGGCGAGGACGCACCACTGGTGCACGTCAGCCAGGACTTCCTGCTGATTGCTGCGCGCAAGGAAGAGCGCATTCTGCCCGGCAGCGTGGTGCGTGATGCATTGAAGGAAAAGGTCGACGAGATCGAAGCCGAACAGATGCGCAAGGTCTATAAGAAAGAACGCGACCAGATCAAGGATGAAATCATCCAGGCCTTCCTGCCTCGCGCCTTTATCCGTCGCTCGGCGACCTTTGCCGCCATCGCGCCGAAACAGGGCCTGATTCTGGTCAACGCTTCCAGCCCGAAACGTGCCGAAGATCTGCTGTCGACCCTGCGCGAAGTCATCGGCTCGCTACCGGTTCGTCCGCTGACCGTCAAGACCGCGCCAAGCGCAATCATGACCGACTGGGTCAAGACCCAGAAAGCCGCCGACAACTTCTTCGTTCTGGACGAGTGCGAACTGCGCGACACCCACGAAGATGGCGGGATCGTGCGTTGCAAGCGTCAGGACCTGACCAGCGATGAAATCCAGCTGCACCTGAACACCGGCAAGGTCGTCACCCAGCTTTCCCTGGCCTGGCAGGACAAGCTGTCGTTCGTGCTGGACGACAAGCTGGTGGTCAAGCGCCTGAAGTTCGAGGACCTGCTGCAGGATCAGGCAGAACAGGACGGCGGCGACGAAGCCCTGGGCCAACTGGACGCCAGCTTCACCCTGATGATGCTGACCTTCGGCGAGTTCCTGCCCGAGCTGTTCGAGGCACTGGGCGGCGAAGAAATCCCGCAAGGGATCTGA
- a CDS encoding TonB-dependent receptor plug domain-containing protein, whose protein sequence is MGLNPLALAVGGMLLASTVQAQEAASKSGDTLSTVVVTGNRGAEQRTVTSSPVPIDVVSARQLQSTGKPGLMEALSAVIPSLTLPEKTGWDASGMARAPNLRGLSAAEVLVLVNGKRRHTSATLNINGINTGAAPADLDFIPISAIDHVEVLRDGAAAQYGSDAIAGVINIILKADTSGTSVTNAGIGYDGKKQTVQQSLNKGFEIGDGGIVQLALDARSQNDDNKASANGYTYEQALDRAGKSTYGGYGTPKINLLTLGYNAELPVSDDLSLYSFTTYSRRKAEQGQNFRLPTITNTITTGPNGYPAGYVPIWYIDEEDFQAAFGAKGQVGEWDWDLSSTYGRNEAEQGTERNQNPSLGEATPNHFTSGTWIATELTTNLDFKRGFDVGLQKPLDLSYGFEHRRDGYEVQEGDWASYANGGYCVAPGNCASSGAQVTNGISPDEASSATRNSVASYVDAGFNPLPQWYLGTALRYEHYNQGVGATRSGKLTTRYDFTPEFAVRATVSNGFRAPSLANSLFSARSTTYGVVNGVYQSINFGVLPVASDAARALGAEDLKPERSTNFSLGFTLTPTERLSLTTDAYVINIRDRITLTGTLLGNEVTQVLQDNGVNSTSGGQYFINGADTRTKGVDVVGNYSQDLGAFGSVKWTAAFNWNQTEILSYKASTTILGTSYDLMDREARNVITGIQPKTKLILGGDWSIDRFTINLALTRYGSYKEVNDSGDRSLDRIYAAKWITDLDVGYNLTKDLNIAVGAKNLFDVYPKKQGIPSNTMTSSYGTYSPFGFTGGYYYTRLTYAF, encoded by the coding sequence ATGGGTCTGAATCCATTGGCTCTGGCCGTGGGAGGTATGCTGCTGGCCAGCACGGTTCAGGCGCAGGAAGCTGCGTCGAAGAGTGGCGATACCCTTTCTACCGTGGTGGTGACCGGTAACCGAGGCGCCGAGCAGCGCACGGTCACCAGCAGCCCGGTGCCGATCGATGTGGTCAGTGCCAGGCAATTGCAAAGCACCGGCAAGCCCGGTCTGATGGAAGCCTTGAGTGCGGTGATTCCATCCCTGACCCTGCCGGAAAAAACCGGCTGGGACGCCAGCGGCATGGCCCGTGCGCCGAACCTGCGTGGCCTCAGTGCCGCCGAAGTGCTGGTGCTGGTCAATGGCAAGCGTCGCCACACCAGCGCAACCCTCAACATCAACGGTATCAATACCGGCGCGGCTCCTGCCGATCTGGATTTCATTCCCATCAGCGCTATCGATCATGTCGAAGTGCTGCGCGACGGGGCTGCCGCTCAATACGGTTCCGACGCCATCGCCGGGGTGATCAATATCATCCTCAAGGCCGATACCAGCGGCACGTCCGTGACCAACGCGGGCATTGGGTATGACGGCAAGAAGCAGACGGTTCAGCAGAGCCTGAACAAGGGGTTCGAGATTGGCGATGGCGGCATCGTGCAGTTGGCGCTCGATGCCCGCAGCCAGAACGATGACAACAAGGCCAGTGCCAACGGCTACACCTACGAGCAGGCGCTGGATCGGGCGGGCAAGTCCACCTATGGCGGCTACGGTACACCGAAGATCAACCTGCTGACCCTGGGCTACAACGCGGAACTGCCGGTCAGCGACGACCTCAGCCTTTACTCGTTCACCACGTATTCACGGCGCAAGGCCGAGCAGGGCCAGAACTTTCGTCTGCCGACCATCACCAACACCATTACCACCGGCCCCAACGGATACCCGGCCGGTTATGTGCCGATCTGGTACATCGACGAGGAGGATTTCCAGGCGGCGTTCGGTGCCAAGGGTCAGGTCGGCGAGTGGGACTGGGACCTGTCTTCCACTTATGGACGCAACGAAGCCGAGCAGGGCACCGAGCGTAACCAGAACCCTTCACTGGGCGAGGCAACCCCCAACCATTTCACTTCTGGCACCTGGATTGCCACCGAGCTGACGACCAATCTGGACTTCAAGCGCGGCTTCGATGTCGGCCTGCAAAAACCTCTGGATCTGTCTTACGGATTCGAGCATCGCCGTGACGGGTATGAGGTCCAGGAAGGTGACTGGGCTTCCTATGCCAATGGTGGATATTGTGTCGCGCCGGGCAACTGCGCTTCTTCCGGCGCGCAGGTCACCAACGGTATTTCTCCCGACGAAGCCAGCAGCGCCACCCGCAACAGCGTCGCCAGTTATGTCGATGCAGGTTTCAACCCGTTGCCGCAGTGGTACCTGGGCACGGCGCTGCGCTATGAGCACTACAACCAGGGCGTGGGCGCGACCCGCAGCGGCAAGCTGACCACCCGTTATGACTTCACCCCCGAGTTCGCTGTGCGGGCGACCGTGAGCAACGGTTTCCGTGCGCCCTCGCTGGCCAACAGTCTGTTTAGTGCCCGCTCGACCACCTATGGCGTGGTGAATGGCGTCTACCAGTCCATCAACTTTGGTGTGCTGCCGGTCGCCTCGGATGCGGCTCGAGCCCTGGGTGCCGAAGACCTCAAGCCTGAGCGCTCCACCAACTTCAGCCTGGGCTTCACCCTGACGCCGACCGAGCGTCTGAGCCTCACCACCGATGCCTATGTGATCAACATTCGTGACCGTATCACCCTGACCGGCACGCTGCTGGGCAATGAGGTCACCCAGGTGCTGCAGGACAACGGCGTCAACTCGACCTCGGGTGGCCAGTACTTCATCAATGGTGCCGATACCCGGACCAAAGGCGTGGACGTGGTCGGTAACTACAGCCAGGACCTGGGCGCGTTCGGTTCGGTGAAGTGGACTGCGGCGTTCAACTGGAACCAGACCGAAATCCTCAGCTACAAGGCCTCCACCACCATTCTCGGTACTTCCTATGACCTGATGGATCGTGAAGCCCGCAATGTCATTACCGGTATTCAGCCCAAGACCAAGCTGATTCTGGGCGGCGACTGGAGCATCGACAGGTTCACTATCAACCTGGCCCTGACCCGCTACGGCTCCTACAAGGAGGTCAATGATTCCGGCGACCGCTCTCTGGATCGTATCTACGCGGCCAAATGGATCACCGATCTGGACGTCGGCTACAACCTCACCAAAGACCTGAACATCGCCGTGGGTGCCAAGAACCTGTTCGACGTCTACCCCAAGAAACAGGGCATCCCCAGCAACACCATGACCAGTAGCTACGGCACTTACTCACCCTTCGGATTTACCGGTGGTTACTACTACACCCGCCTGACGTATGCCTTTTGA